Genomic DNA from Methylobacterium sp. AMS5:
CTCATCTCCACCGAGCTCGGCAGCACCCGCGGCAGGAACAGCACCGCCAGGACCCCGCCCAGGAAGGCCGCCCCACCGACACCGCCGAGCCACAGGTTCTGCCGCCGCCGCTCCCGCACGCCCTCGACATGCGCCGCGAGCTGGCCCCGCACACGCTCCATGTTCTTCGTCTGCCGCTCCAACCCCTGCACGGCCATCTGGACGAGCCCTTCGGCGCGGCTCTCCATCACCCGGGCGTAGTGCTCCGCGCTGTGGCGCAGCAGCGGCGACTGTTCCACCGCCCGCAGCCGCTCGCCCACCGTCGCGAGCCCCTGGGTCAGCCGGGCGAGGTCGGTCCCGTAATCGACCACCGCGCCCTGCCGTTCGAACCGGTCGAAGGCCGCCTCCACCCCGCGGCGGATCACCCCCATCTCCCCGCCGAGATCGGCCGCCAATCCCTCCACCGTCGCTCGCAGCGCCGCGAAGGCCGCGCTCGCATCGTCGTCCGCCGCGTCGGCCTCGGCGAACTTCGGGTCTAGCTGTACGGTCCCGGCATGTGGTGCGACGGATCGACTCTGAAGCGTTCGGGCTCTTTGGTCCAGGCTTGGCAGATGCGTTCGTAGGGTGTCAGGCCGCGTAGCGTCTTGAGGCGGCGGGCGTGGTTGTAGGCATCCACGAAGAGCTGGAGGTGATCTCTGAGCTGATCGTGGCTGTCGTAATGGTAGCGCTTGACCGTCGCATCCTTGATCGTGCGGTTCATCCGTTCGACCTGGCCGTTATCCGGCATGATGACCCTCGGTGCCCTCGCGTTCCGCTGATCTTCGGATCGGCGCTATGGTGAGCCCATCCGGGACACGGGGCACCGGGAGCACGTGCGTGCGGGCAGGCCGACCCTTAGACGATGGGCTGCGAGCCCGAGCCGTTATCTGGCCGCCCCTGCGGCTCGCCCGGATGCGCTGCGAGCGCGGATCCGTAGTTGCCGTGTTGCCCGCCAGCTCCCGCAATCGAGACGAG
This window encodes:
- a CDS encoding DUF6118 family protein, which encodes MPSLDQRARTLQSRSVAPHAGTVQLDPKFAEADAADDDASAAFAALRATVEGLAADLGGEMGVIRRGVEAAFDRFERQGAVVDYGTDLARLTQGLATVGERLRAVEQSPLLRHSAEHYARVMESRAEGLVQMAVQGLERQTKNMERVRGQLAAHVEGVRERRRQNLWLGGVGGAAFLGGVLAVLFLPRVLPSSVEMSVAATVLNADRWRAGGTLMQAGSPVGWQGILDASRLVQVNREVLSGCREAAAKAGKEQRCTLIVSVPAQ